The window CACAGCCTCTGGGAAGGGAGGGGCCGGGATAGCAGTTCTGGTCACTGTGGCCCTGGGACCTGCCCGACGGCCTCCAGGTTGgatgagcagggcagggcaggtaGAGAAGCTGCCCTGCACCTTCACCCCTTCCCTTCACGGTCTCCTGCTCCGGCCCTCGCAACCCCCAGGGCCCCAGACCCACCAATGAAGCTGATCTGTGCTTCTTGGGAGCTGCATGCTTGCATCCACCTCAGCTCCTGTTCCATCAGGTTCTTTATGGTTGACATGCTCACTTGCCGTTGCAGCGGCTTTGGCAAGTAAGCCAACAGGTCTTGCCTACGACACAGACTGGTCAGTCGAGGCTGGGTATACAGCAGGTGCTAAATAAACGAGCAAGGCTACTACAGGCAGGTGAGGCTGGGAATCCGGTCTTACGAATGACGTATGGgccctgcccttgaggagcttGGGATGGGGAAGTCAGGTGTACACAGCCTCCACTACTCCAGGCCCATCACATTGAGGCCAGGAAGGGTACAGGTTGAGCGGCCTTGACCTTGGAGGATTGGGTGGGGGGCCGAAGGAGAGGCCCTTGGGTGCATGCTGAGGTGGGCCTCAGCACCAGCAGGGGCAAGGGGTGACGGGAGGTGTGGGGCCACCCTCACACTCACTCTGACAGCCGGTCCTCTTGGGTCTGGCTGCGGTGCTGCAGGGCGGCCAGCCTGGCCAGTTGAGTGTTTGCCTGGGGACTGACCAACAGCTTCCCCTGGAGATAGTCCCGCAGCACCTGAGGAGGGACAGCagtgaggggaggggacagctgtGCCTCAAAACCCCCACTTGGTGGTGGCTCCTGGGGCTCGAGCTCGGTCCTGTCACCATCTCTTCTTCGGGGGAGGGAGGCTTGGAGGTCCCTCACCCCGGCAGGGGCTCGCTTGCAAGTTGCTGCccggggctgggtggggggcccGGGGCCAGGGGTGGCAGCTGACCTGCTTGTAGTGGCTGGTGATGTAGGTGGGGTGATCGAAGTGCAGCTGGGTCTCCCAGCTGAGCCGCCAGCTGTGTAGGCTCACGTCCTGATCCAACACGCTGTTGAGGTACTCGTGGGGCCACAGGGGCCTCACCAGCTCGCCTGAGTGGGGAACCCAGGTCCACAGCTTGCCCTGCCATCCAGGGTCAACCCTGCCCCCGCAGGCCTGCCAGCCCCAGCGTGGGAACCTGCCTCACTCACGGGCACACAGCTGGCAGGTAAGCCACCTCCTGGAAtccagcctgccccccccccccccatttctcccCAGGCAAGGGACTCACCTTCCTTTTTGATGAGGAAGAGGGCGAATTCCTGCATTTCCTGGGGGTCAGTGATGCCCATCTGCCGGCACAGCTCCTCCAGCACTTCTGCTGCCAcctgggcacagagacagggcCATGGTGGGGGACGAGACTTGGGGGGGCGGTCCCGATGCCACAGCTTTCCCATCTCCTCCAGCCCTTCTTCTTCAGCAGCCCCATGCTCACCGTGAAAGTCTGGATACTGGTTTTGTAATCCAGACCCCCTGGCAAGTGAATGAGAAGCGGGCGGACTGCTTGCCCTTTCTGCCAAGACAGATTGCAGGGTCAGTCTTCCAGTGGCCAGAGGTCCCAACTTCCTGTCCCCCACCAGGGAGTCCCAAAATGCCCAGCCACCTgtacccccttcccccccccgcccagtaCCAGGAAAGCCTGAATTTCACCCGGAGAGGGCAGCCGCCGGCGCCCCCCATATTTGACCGTGTGCTGGAGGTGCTCCTGGCTTTTCTGGGCCAGCTCtgcagaggggaggcaggctggggTCACAGGCATCTCCAAACCCCTCGCCAAGCTGTTGAGACCCCAGGCTGGAAGTCCCTCCCATAGGCACCTTGGCTTGGGCCTGACTCCTGCAGAAACTTGGTCACATAGGGCATCAGCGTGGTTGACGGGGGGAAGAAGCCTGCGAGGAGGCTGAGGAAGCTCCAGCCACGAGCACAGTGTTCCCTGCAGGGCAGAGAGCCTGGGCTTCAGGCTGGCCAGATCCCGGCCTCAGCACCGGGctgtcctccctgctccccccggCTCAGCATACTCACCGCTGAGGGTGTCCTGTGACCTGTTTGATGACTTGGCAGTAAATCTCATCCCTGAGGTTCTCCTCCCGACACagctgtgggggcagggtggcATGGGGTCTAAAGTCAGGGAGAAATCCTGCTAACGGCCACGGGCAGGCGGCCAGCTCTTGGTCTTTGTCACAGCTTGTGCCCGAGTGGTCACTTTCTAAATCACTGTTTTCATCTGCTTATGGGCTATGCTCGGCCCTGTCTTCTCTGCTGGCTCCCCTTATCCTTGACCTCTAGGGAACACCGTGCCCTCGGGCCTCTGTCTACGTGCCCTGATGATCTCAGCTGCTCCCACCTGCTGTCTGCTGGTGCCTGCCTCCAGCCTAAACTTCTCCCTTGAACCCAGGCCCCCTGCTTGGAAGAGTGGACCCCAGATTTCACATGCCCAAAACATTCCTGCACCAGCCCAGACCTGCTCCTCCCTCGGGCCTTCCTATTGAAGATGGTCACTGCTCTGCCCAGGGCCTCGGTGACACCCTTGGCCCCTCTCTGTCACACCCCCCATATAATTCATAGCAAACCCTGTTGCTCTGAGCCTTTTCCCCTCTGCTGCTACCTGTGGGCTCGGCCAGCAGCACTGCCCTCACCTGGTGATCGTGGCCATAACCTCCTCTGGCCCTTACACCCCCCTGGGAGGGGTGGCAAACAGCCAGAGCCATCTCAAAGTGTAAGCCAGTCCCTCTGCAACCTCCTCGAGTGCCCCTCCTCTTGAGAAATCAGAGTGCCAGTAGTAGCCTACGATGGCCTGCCATGACCTGGACCTGCCACCCCTCCCAGGCCTTATCCTCCACCCTGACCTGGCTCGCTGGGCTCCAGCCATGCTGGCTTTGCTGGTGCTAGAGACTCGCCCTGATCTGGACCGtcacccctgcccctctctccgcCTGCATGTGTTGCCCGGATGCACACGTGCCTCTCTCCCCGGCTTCCCTCAGATCGCTGCTCCGGTGTCACCTTGTCACCAAGCCTCTGCATTGTAGCATCCCCTTCCCTTCTGTGTCATTCCCCACGGCACTTTGAACTCTTGGATACATTGTGTCATGGTTTTGCGACTGTCCTCTCTCACCAGATTGTAAGCTCTGCGAGGACCTGGCCTGCTTGGTTCACAGCCATGCCCCCAGCATGTAATGGGGACTCAGTAAATTTTGGATCATTTGAAAGACTAGTGGCCAAGGGAAAGGGGAATTCACTCAGGCCCGGGCATGAAGACCGGAACAGACCCTCGGGCACACGgtacccgccccccaccccctaccagcTTTCAGCACACAAGCTTTTGCTTACCCTCAGCAGCTCGTAAAGGAGCTCCGACTCATTCTTGCCCCGGGGCTTGGGCTGGTCCTGCATGAACTGCATCAGAACTGCAGGCAGGAGGAGAAGCTGGTGAGCTGGGTGGGGGGCCTGGCCCTGGCTCCTGTCACCAGACAGGGCTTTCCCCATCGTCTCCTGCCTTGCTCTCGAAAATGCACGGGAGCCAGGCAGAGCAGAGCAATCTCCACATCAGCGATGAGGAGACAGGGCTCTGAGAGAGAGGGGTGCCGTGGGCACCTGTGGCTGCATACGGCCCAGAGCCAGCTGGACATACTGCAGCCTGTCCAGACCATACACGACCCACCACTCCTTAGGTGTGCGTAGAAGGAGGTGAGGGCTCTGAGGTACAGTAACCACCAGTGAGCTTCCCTGAGTTGACAAACTCGAGGAGGGAAGGAGACCTGGCCCCTAGGTCCAAGGCACCACGGATATGGGGACCCAGGATGCTGTGGCCACTCACCCTGGAAGCTTTCCACAGCCTGCCTGTTGGCATCCTCATCACTGAGGCTGATGAGCGATTCTTGTATGGGAGCCTGCGGCCGAAGAGACTGGGTTGGGGGTCTGTGGGGGCCAGAGGGCAGATCCGCTGGCCCGACCCCTCCCCACCTGTCCCCCTCACCTTGGTGTACTGCACCAGGCTGGCCATGGCCTTCTTAGCATCTCCATGTGTCTGGTGCAGCctgagggggcagaggggaggacaGCCCTGCTTGcttgcccccccttccccccatcgCAGGCTGTGTAGGGCGAGTGCTAAAAGCACGGGCCTGGTGGCTCTGAGCAGGAAGGCCTACTTCAGGGAGACTGAGGATGGGCAAGCAGAAGGGTGGGCCCGGGGCACTCACAAGGTCTGAGGCTTACGGAAGTGGTTCAGGGCAAATTCCTGCATGGTGTAGTTGTGGGATTCCgtggacagagagaggcaggccGCAGAGTGGGTCGAGCTGGTGGCCTCAGAGTTGTCACTGTGTGTCCGGCTCCGGGGGTGGGCATGGCGCTGGGAACACAGGACGTCTCATGCCACCCGAGTGCCCACGGGCCTGTCCAGAGGCCATGCCCGGCCCCCACCCAGCCCAACCCAGGGAGAGCAGCTGGAGGGAGCACACCACCAGGAGGGTCAAGAGGTGTTTACTGAGCATCTTCTAGGGGACCACTCCAACACTGCGAGGGAACACAAAGGCCATACGGCCCAGGCCCTGCCCGCAAGGAGCTCACAGCCTTGCTGAGGAGACCAGGCAAGAAattgggagagggcagaggggcagcatCAGACCAAGCACCACCCGCCAGGCGGCAGGTGGACCTGGCCACTCAGGGGCAATCAAGCCCTTTGCTTCCTCGACTCCTAGTTAGGCGTCgccttcccccgccccctccccccaatcttCCTCACCTCCGTGGCCCTCTCCCACCGAGCCAGCCCTGGCTCTCCGTGCTGCAGCTGACTCATGTGCCGGCCACTCCTCTCTGGCGAAAAGGAAAAGTCTGGAGCAGCAGCTGGCTGAACCATGTTGGTGGGAAAGAGTCCAGAACGGCCCCCGGTGGAGCCGAACTGCCAACCTGGAAGGCACCCAAGCATGGTGGCTCGCCCGcctggcccctctgcccctcagagGCTCTGCCATGGGCTGCCCTCCCTGTGCCAGCCACCCTGCTTGCCCCCCAAGGATACCGGGCTCCAGAGCGGCCACTGGCAGCAGCTTGATGAGGTCCCCACGGTGGAAGCTGAGGAGGCTGTGGTCATCGGTGATGTAGCTTCGCAGGGCGATGACATAGCCAGAGTCCTGCAGGCAAGAGGGCGGGCAGGTaagggagccaggctgcctgtAGCCCCGGTCCTGCCCGCCTCACCAGCTCCCCCCTGTTGGCCTCGCCCGCCACCCACCCGGCACTCCAGAGTTCCGAGGACCCCTGGTGGCCTGAGGGAGCTCGACTgaccagcccctgcccccacccagccccctgcCCAGCTTGCGCTTGCCTTCTTGAGCTCACTCAGGAACAGCTCAATCGTGGCCTTGATGGCACCTGCCCGGGCCGTGTGCAACACCAGCTGCTCAGCCTTTAGTGACAGCTCCAGAGTGGAGCTGCCCAGGCACTCCACGCCCAGCACCTCAGCAAAGCTGTGCACAGGTGGAGGCATGAGCTGGGAGCCCTCTCACCCCTGGGGCCATCcacagcccagcccccagcccaggttCACCTGTATGAGCAGAGAGTCTTCAGCTGGTTGAGGTGGACGCTGGGGCCTTGGGTCACCTTGAGCAGCCTCAGCCCCCGGTGGGACACGCCCAGCAGCTGCACGTCATTGCTACTTTCACCCTGCCCGGAAGGAAGGTGACAGGCTCCCGGTTCCCCACCGCCATCCAAGATGCCCCGGGGGGTCCTTCCATtgagcccaccccacccccagctctcaTCCCTGCCACAAAGGCCCACGCAGGCCACGCTAGGAGCCAGCCCTACATTCAGCCTCACTGACCGAGACAGGGAAGATTCGGGAGAAATAATTGGCCCAGTTGTCCCGAGCGGCCACCACGATACGCTTCTTGACGTTGTCCTCGGTGGTACTGAGCGAATCTAGGCCCACCTCCAGGTCTCCTGTGGGCAGGAACGGCCCGAGACTGTCCTCAGGCTCCTTCACAGGGGGACCCCAGAGTttgctcccccccgcccccagctcttCAGCTCCCCAACTCCAGGGTCCCTGGACCCTACCCAGTAGCTCTCTCATTTTGTGCCGCTCATCCTGGGAGATCCGGATGCAGGACTCGGCAAAGGTGTCCCTCAGGATCTGGGGGGCAGAGCCAAATGGTCACCACCAGATCCCAAAGCCAGAGCTCACCGTGGAAGCAGCCACATGCGGAGGAAAAGCTAAAGAGCCCCGTGGGCATGGGTGGAGCAGGGAGGGACGTGGGGCTTCTGAGCCCAGGGCCGCCTCCGCCTGGAGCTCCCACTCGCCTCCCCACGGCCACCTGCATGAGCGGGCTGCTGTTCCTCAGTCACCGAGATAAATTCCCCCTGAAGGAACAGAacctgggggaggcggggaggctgcTCTGGAATTGGGGGGAAGAGCTAGGGTCCTGGGAGCACTCAGCGGTGGCAAAGAAGCAGCGGGGAGCGTCTGCCGGGTGCCGGAGCCCATGTTGGGGACTATATACGCTTGATTTTGCATCCTCCTTACAGGCCAGTAGCGGTCCTTACTCTTAGGGATGTTAAATAAAGGCAGGGCTCGAAACACAGCACCTGCCCCATTAGTACTGCTGTTCTCCTGCCTCTTGCACTGACGGTAACCTGGCCCAGACGCAGGAGCAGTCTGTCTGTCCATGTTGCAGGTGGCCCGGGCCCTCACCTGCTCACAGAGGAGCCGGAGGCAGTAGGGATGGCTGAAGTTTTCCCGGGGGTAGAACACCTGTCGGAAAGCACGGGGATGGAAAAGAGTTGGCAACGGTGCCCCTCTTTGGCCCCCCGCTTCCTCTCAGACCCAGAAGGAAAACCAGGCCTGAGGAGGTGGGTTGTGGGGAGGCAGCCCCAGTGTTCGTGTGTGGGGAGACGCTGGGCCCCCGCCCACCACCTGCCACCCCTCCGCAGCggccaaccccccaccccccgcgcccACCTCCTTGCGTAGGAACAGCCTCCAGGGCGCACCGATGTAGGAGAAACACACGCTGCCAGAGGGCACGAGCAGCTGGGTGGAGACCCCCTGGTCCCCCATGGGCTCCATCAAGCCTGGcagagggaagggccagagagctTCAGGCGAGGAGCTGCCAGAGCCCGAATGGCAGGGATGTGGGGACAGAAGACCCTCACCTCCCTGGGGCCCTGCGAGGGCTCTGCCCACTCGACCTCTGCTGCCTCCGTCCTGCCCATGTCCCATTTCCTGCCTCCGTCTCCAGCCCTCCTCTTCCCTGCTGTCCTTCACCAGGTCAGCAGGGCCACTAAATTCCTGATGGAGCAGCCAGGTTTGTACTGAGGACACCACCCTGTGACAGTCCCTCAGGGCCACATGGGCCCCAGGAGTGCCCGGGCCCCGCCCTGGACGGGAATGAGGAAGCTGGGGCTCCAAAGTCCCGAAGCCTGAGCACCCCGAGCGGCCGACCTCAGCCATGAGTGCTGACAGGCCGCTGGGAACCCAGCCGTCTCAACGAAGCCCACCACCGAGGGACAAGAGGTTCCTCACCATGGGGCTCTGCTGAAAGGGTCCCTGGTTCCCCAGGCAGTGGGGgcggtggaggaggtgggggtgcaTGGGCAGTGGGCGGAGTCTGGCCAAACAGACCCTGGTCCTCTTGGATGGAGTCGGAGGGCCCAAGCTGTGTTGGGACCTTGGGTCGAGGGGCCACAGGTGGCGGGGGGCCCTTCTTTGGGCTGGGGGACAGCACCTGgagaaggcacagagaatttGCACAGCTGGCTCTAGGGGTGAGGCTAAATTTACCCCAGAGAGCCTTGGACTCCCAAGGTGAGAAGCCATGCCCTGGACAGGATAGGGCCTCACCGATGTGGATGTGTGGGCACCACTGATCCCCAACTTAGCCAGAGCCTCATCCTTGGGATTGTTTTTCTTCATGAAAGACGTTGGGGGCCTcctgagagaaggaagaggtCACGAGTCCACAGGGTGACTCCCTGGGGAGTGGCCAGCCCTGGTCACCCCCGGGACCCACCTGGATGGCTGCACTGGCACAGGAACAGGGCCCGGGCGGCTCTGGTACATGCGGATGATGTTGCGGATCTCCCTGCTGGGCTCTGCCCGCCGTCGGGGCGCGGGGTCCGAGCTGCGGACCAGGTCTCTGTCCTGCGCGGGCTCCGGATCACCACCAGGCCCCGCCTCCTGGGCCGGCTCAGCCTCAGCCTCTCGTGCGGCTTTGGCCCCGCCTCGTGCCAGTGGCTTCTTCActatgggaggaggaggaggggatggcACTGGCCAGGAGGAGAAGGAACAGGTGAGACCCTGTGCACACCCACAGGGcgggccctgcccaccccccacccccccccccccccgtattcCCCACCACCTGCTCTGGGCTCTTCCTCGTCCTGTTCCTcgtcctgctcctcctcctggggGATCTGTATCTTGGCCGGCGGCTTCACTGTCTTCACCTTGATCTGCTGCTGCCCTGAAAGCGCCCCAGATGGCCCTATTACTCTCCACCTGGCCAGCCCATCAGCCTCCTGGACAGGCTACATTGACGCAGGGGAGCAGAATGTGCCCCACACGCCCTGGACAGGCTGGGGCGGACGGGTCTGTGCACAGGCCTGCCACCTCGAGCGCCCTCACCCAGTTTCTGGAAAAAGTCCTGTTTCTGCTGGAAGCTCTTGGGCCTCCGGGGCTTGTCTCGGGGCTCCTGGGAGATCTCCTGTGGGCGGGAAGGGGGAGTGAAGGAGCAGCCTGGCCAGCCAAGTGGCCACTCTCCCAGCACCTGCACTCCCACCCCATCTCTGGGGCCAGGGCCCCGGGCATCTTCTCATCTTCCTGCTCCCGTGGGGTCTCCCGGCCAGTCCTGGAGCCCGCTGTCTCCACCCCAGGCCGTGCCACCTGCCTGGCCTCAGCTCTTCACCCTCAGGCAAGCACCCACCGATTCTGGCTCCTCCCGTGGAGCCAGGGGCTTCTTGGGCTTGGGGGTGACGGCTGGAGGTGAGGTCGGGGCAGCAGCTCCACGGGTCTGGGCCTCTGCCTGACGCTGACGCTGATGCGTCTGCTGCTCCAGCGACAGGGTCATGGCCTGGGTGGTCATCTGCTGGGCCTgaagagggagggggcagtgggccCGGTGAGAGCCGCTCTGGCTCTGCCCCGCGGACCTGTCCCCACGAGGCAATCTGCGGGCCCTGCCCACCCTCACCAGGATCAGCGCCTGCTGGTTGATGAAGTTCTGCTGCTGGGCCGCCAGCTGCCTCGGGTCCACACTGGGAAGCAggggctgcggctgcggctgctgcggcacCACCATGGCTGCAAGTGGCATACAAGTGCCAAGCTTGCTCGCGGCCCTCCGCCCACCGTCCCCTCCGGGACCCTGGTCGGACCTCCCTTCCTCCGGCTCCTACCCGAGAAGGGACCCGGGACTCCACCTTACCTGGCATGGCAGGGACTGCGCCCACCGCCGGCATCATGGGCATGGCTGCAGGCATCATGGCCGGCTGGTATCCGGGCATCTGCATCATCCCTGGGTAAACTGAGGGCACAGGGCTTTCCCAGGTCGATTCCTGTCTAGGCCCAACGACCACCTCCCTCTAGCCCCAGACAACAAGAAGAGCAGGGGCCACGGGTGCTTCCTGCGGGGTCCCAGGCCATGCTTGCCTGGGGAGACCCCGGATAGGTGCTCAGCCCTGCACTCACCCATGGGGTAGctgccttgctgcatgggcccaaTGGCGCCCCCTCCCTTCATGCGGCTGCTCAGAGCCCAGCCTTGCTCCAGATCCTGAAGGGACAAAGGCCATAGGCCGTGGGGTCAGAACTGGAGCCCTGGGAGAGATGGGAGAGGCATcggagtggggcaggggcgggtgggggtcgggtgtgtgtgtgcagaacaCTCACGCTGCGGCCTGGGGAGAGGACCGGCTCGAAGAGGTGGTCCAGGAAGCCGTCCAGACTCCCTGAGACCTGAGACTCGGCTGTGGGGCCAGAGGCGGGTTAGTGTCACTCTAGGGTATGGGGCTTCCTGCACCCCCATTCCCATCACGTGCCAACCTTACTGTGTCCATTCTTGCCTTACCTGTGTGGCTCCTGCTGGACAGTGTTGGGGGCGGACCCGGAGGTGGATCTGGGGGCAGTGAGGGGGCCTGGATgccaggggcgggggggatgTCCTCAGGTCTGCAGGAGACAGTGGGCCCAGCTAAGGGGGTGCCTCGGATGGGGGTGGTGCCCCGGCTGAGGCAAGGGATAGAAGCCGCTGTGGGGGGTCATCCCCGTGTGGTGGGAGAAGGTTAGGTTGGAGGGGGGCTGGCCCTGTAGCAGGTCCTATGAACCCCAGGGTGTGATGGGGTAGCTACGGGGGGTCACCTATGACAGATCTGAGACAGGAACAGGCTGGGGACAGGGGCGCTGGGCGGCACCTACAAGCCACGGGGGGCAATGGGGTAGCTGCGAGGACTGACGGGGTCCCCCGGGTCCTCAGTCTGGCCGATGAGGTCCAGCACGAAGTCACAGCCAGCCAAATCCTGCCAGGAATCCCTGGAGTGCAGTGACACAGACCAGCCACGGGGGGGCACCTCCAGGCCTCTGGGAAGGACAGAGGCAGCGGTCGGCCAGGAAGACGACCCCCCCAGGGAAAGGGCAAGGACCTGAGTGCGGGCCAAGCGGAGGTGGCTGGCGGAACCTGGGTTAGGAACTGGTTTCCTCAGACGGCTCTCCTTCATTTGCACCTCACAGCCTTCTACCTCTACATCGGCTCTGATGTGCTCATTTATTTATGGAGCCCACTTACCCCTccatgtccccacccccacccagcctcaCTCCCCGGGGGAGCAGGCTCTGGCCCTGGGTTTGCAGGAGGCACCTGGCGGGACACAGGAGGATGGGACAGTGGTCAGCGTTGGCCACACTCCCCACCCCGGGCCCCAGTACCTGCTCTGCAGAATAGACCCAGCGAACCGCTCTCCCGTGGTCCAGGACTCCACCTCGGCTGAGTAGCACTCCTCTGCAGGGACAAGGGGTGGGGGGCCCGCGTGAGCGGCAGCAGGTCCTCCCTGACAGGAAGGGGCTGCTGTCCCCACGGGGCTTCCAGGAGCAGGACAGAAGGGAGATCAGGGTCACAGGAGGTGCCGCTGGAGAGCGGAAGGTGAGCATCACCATTGAACGTAAAGACGTCCAGTGCCATGCGGCCCCGCCGCCGTCCCGCTGTCCACTCGAGCTGGGTGGGCGGGTGGGCGCGTGCCATCCCGGGGGCCAGCCGCGTCTGCTCCAGGGCCCCCAGGAGCTTGTGCTGGCACAGTGCTGCCATGCCTGTGGGGGCCTGGTCGGACACAAACCTGTGGGGACAGCACGCGGCTGCTGTGGGGATGGGCAGCCCACCGACCCCGGTCACTGGGCCCCCGCGTGGCAGGCCCCTTACTTGAGCAGCGGCTTCTGCAGGGTGGGCATTGGGGGAAAGGCGCTGAGCAGCATGGCCATGAGGGCCCAGCTGCGCTGGCTCTGCTGCTCGTCCGGGTTGTGCCAGAT of the Neofelis nebulosa isolate mNeoNeb1 chromosome 16, mNeoNeb1.pri, whole genome shotgun sequence genome contains:
- the MYO15B gene encoding LOW QUALITY PROTEIN: myosin XVB (The sequence of the model RefSeq protein was modified relative to this genomic sequence to represent the inferred CDS: substituted 1 base at 1 genomic stop codon), with translation MAVTRGLEAHSCAEAEGRVWTEARAHSVPRPLDLTLEAAASAPGHHSSLSSGRRMKDTRPMCSTGPHGTCPMLPPRVGAHLTAHMPLGPAGEWPGTAVQXPCQRAPAALRQADAAGPGGGGLSARVAALGARSPACEGDLPGPPHRPAPQPPEYPGCPDMAVPGEPPVVRTRKPHPPYQATDHAFLQKCHYHHGSHPCYAKPQLPLPIFTVRHYAGTVTYQVHKFVDRNRDHLDPAVVEMLAQSQLQLVGSLFQEAESRSRGGRGKPTLASRFQHSLEDLLAQLGRSHVYFIQCLNPNPGKLPGLFDVEHVAEQLLQAGILEAVCTRSANFPVRVPFQAFLARFRALGTEGQGESSDRERCGAILSQVLGAESPLCHLGATQVLLRESGWRQLEWHWARRRSQALLALRRSQRACISRQRLRLLLLPRMQARVRGLQARKRYLRRRAALGQLNTILLVARPLLWRWQRRQLGRWRGWHSRRTSEKAPGMELGRLEIPAELAVMLKAAEGRQHVLADSITESMPPEVPVRPKLTLPPDIDQFPFSSFISISFQEPSLPHPGQPLTKPLTRLVGENPQHALDINKVLLRLLGDGSLPSWQEQTMGEYLVRQGQRRPGLRDEIFSQLVAQIWHNPDEQQSQRSWALMAMLLSAFPPMPTLQKPLLKFVSDQAPTGMAALCQHKLLGALEQTRLAPGMARAHPPTQLEWTAGRRRGRMALDVFTFNEECYSAEVESWTTGERFAGSILQSRGLEVPPRGWSVSLHSRDSWQDLAGCDFVLDLIGQTEDPGDPVSPRSYPIAPRGLPEDIPPAPGIQAPSLPPDPPPGPPPTLSSRSHTAESQVSGSLDGFLDHLFEPVLSPGRSDLEQGWALSSRMKGGGAIGPMQQGSYPMVYPGMMQMPGYQPAMMPAAMPMMPAVGAVPAMPAMVVPQQPQPQPLLPSVDPRQLAAQQQNFINQQALILAQQMTTQAMTLSLEQQTHQRQRQAEAQTRGAAAPTSPPAVTPKPKKPLAPREEPESVGACLREISQEPRDKPRRPKSFQQKQDFFQKLGQQQIKVKTVKPPAKIQIPQEEEQDEEQDEEEPRAVPSPPPPPIVKKPLARGGAKAAREAEAEPAQEAGPGGDPEPAQDRDLVRSSDPAPRRRAEPSREIRNIIRMYQSRPGPVPVPVQPSRRPPTSFMKKNNPKDEALAKLGISGAHTSTSVLSPSPKKGPPPPVAPRPKVPTQLGPSDSIQEDQGLFGQTPPTAHAPPPPPPPPLPGEPGTLSAEPHGLMEPMGDQGVSTQLLVPSGSVCFSYIGAPWRLFLRKEVFYPRENFSHPYCLRLLCEQILRDTFAESCIRISQDERHKMRELLGDLEVGLDSLSTTEDNVKKRIVVAARDNWANYFSRIFPVSGESSNDVQLLGVSHRGLRLLKVTQGPSVHLNQLKTLCSYSFAEVLGVECLGSSTLELSLKAEQLVLHTARAGAIKATIELFLSELKKDSGYVIALRSYITDDHSLLSFHRGDLIKLLPVAALEPGWQFGSTGGRSGLFPTNMVQPAAAPDFSFSPERSGRHMSQLQHGEPGLARWERATERHAHPRSRTHSDNSEATSSTHSAACLSLSTESHNYTMQEFALNHFRKPQTLLHQTHGDAKKAMASLVQYTKAPIQESLISLSDEDANRQAVESFQVLMQFMQDQPKPRGKNESELLYELLRLCREENLRDEIYCQVIKQVTGHPQREHCARGWSFLSLLAGFFPPSTTLMPYVTKFLQESGPSQELAQKSQEHLQHTVKYGGRRRLPSPGEIQAFLKGQAVRPLLIHLPGGLDYKTSIQTFTVAAEVLEELCRQMGITDPQEMQEFALFLIKKEGELVRPLWPHEYLNSVLDQDVSLHSWRLSWETQLHFDHPTYITSHYKQVLRDYLQGKLLVSPQANTQLARLAALQHRSQTQEDRLSEQDLLAYLPKPLQRQVSMSTIKNLMEQELRWMQACSSQEAQISFIEAVSQLPFFGYTVYVVLRVSQLALPGPSLLGLNRQHLILMDPSSQKLYCSIALKDLQRLHLLSPLESDGPPGLELNYGSADNPQTIWFELVKAQELKHTIAFLKDSGTASN